The DNA sequence TCCCAGCACAAACTGTTAGACCTGCACTCGACGCTgacaggtaaacaaaacaaaaaaatcggaGTTTCCTGGTGATGATACTGTTTGTTACTGTATTGTTTTTCGTCTGTGCAGATTTGTGCTGCTCGTCTCAGGACTGGGTCTGGGTAGCAGTCATGCTGACAGCATGCTGGGCCTGCAGCTGCTTGTTGACATGGTAACGGGTCAGCTCGGTGACCAGGGGGAGCAGAGCGGAGCGGCCGCGATATCGAGGGTCTTGATGGCAGGAAACCTCCTCAGTCAAAGCACGCAGGACAAGGATGCCTCAACCAAGGTAAGTCAAGCTTAAGGCACAGCTGCCCTCCTATTAGTACTTTAAGTGTAGGTTACTTCTTCTTTCGCCCATTTGTCTTCTAAGTTAAAAAGAACAACTTTAGCATAGTTATCAAGCAGatgttttgtcatctttgtgtgcTGTTGAAGGCAGAGTGCACTCCACACTCATTAATTCCTGCTCAATATTTAttcttcattttgcattttaaaagagACATTTATGAAAAGGAGCAAGTGTTTagaacaggggtgtcaaaaagtacggcccgcgggccggattaGGCCTGCAGGGTGAGAtgattttgtgtaaaaaaaaaaaaaatatcgccagaccaattaatcagccggccacaatcaaaacatttaaattcgtaatttcacaaagcaaatgtttttaagTTTTGCTATTAAAACTATCACTTGTCTAGCCTCTTGTATTCATTGTAAAACGTCTGTGTGTCTAAAAAAAAGCAccatataaatctgatgctttattattattattattgttgcgcTGACAAGTCAATTTGCTGTGCTCCAATTTTACATATTCATTACATCTTCAGTGTTTCGACTTTGTCATACTGAACATGGATTGCAGTACTTCCATTTTCCTCAATCAGGCTTAATAAACAACAATACAAGTCAAGTAATTGCTGCTTTTAAATATAACTTCCTGTTTGTGCGTGTAGGCCAAGTACCTGACCAAAAAGACACAGGCCGGCAGCGTGGAGGCCATTCGCTTGTTGGATGAGCTGCTGCACCAGCTAGTGGTGAGCCTACAGTACTGCACTCTCGTACACCCACCCCACTACGCTCTTTTATCTACAGCTGCTGGTTGATCACTGAAATGTTACGAAAGACTTGCAGATGGATGTTGATCAGCAAGTTGCTTGTGTGTCACCAAAGTCTGACGACAGTTGTGtgaaccccccctccccctttcaAGGCCTCGGTCCCAGTGGATGTGATGCCTGGCCAGTATGACCCCACCAACTACACACTGCCTCAGCAGCCTCTGCATCGCTGTATGTTCCCCTTGTCCTCTGTTTACCCCACCCTGCAGCTGGCGTCGAACCCATACCAGGCCACGGTGGATGGAGTGAGGTGAAGAACAACACACATGCACGTATTTTTCTTTTGAAGCAAATTATAGTAATACACGCGAACAgacaaaaactacattttaataatattcagaaatgtaaaacaattataatttaaaagtcaAAGAGCAACTCCCAACTGGATGTATTCTAATTTGATCCTTGGAACTCATCTGATGGTCCTTGTTTAAGTGCTGATCTTGGCAAGTTGCATGTTCTTCTTCTCAAGAACTCACGATGAACTCTTACATCATGCCCAAGAAAGTTAGCCAGCTGGTCCAATTCAGTGTCTGTCATGTTcaactctgtcttttttttaaacttttttttatctggtGGATGTAAGTGTCATGGGAAACTTTAGAATCAAGGAGTTGTTATGCACATAGCATTTTTGGGCTTCGGAGAATCAGAGCTGCTCGACTATGTTTGCCCTGATGAGGATCATTAAAGTGTCTGCGCTTAGTCCACGTCCTTTTGCGGACCAGTCGTGTCTCTTACTGAAAATGCAGATGATAAAGACTAATCCACCTGTTTTCACAATAGTTTCTAGATTCAGCTAAAATTTGGGTCGTCAggcgtttacattttttaatagtaattaatcgcaggacttcaatagttcacttaagattaatcacacattttatatctgttctaaatgtacaataaaatgtaaaaaaaaatatacgttttcatactcttgttagcataaaagtggaaaattgttaaactaatagaaatatggctgtatcttttagtcattttgtacagtaatgtcatcataattcataaaatttagttaaaattaaaaagatgtactgtactgtaaaaatgagtgtgatattgatttgtgttgtcattattctgccactagatggcgtaattgaattttttttttttcattttaagagctGTCGAATCTTAACATGAATTAGCTTGTGAAATAttgcaaatttttaaaattgtaaaatacaacttgaccccaatctccacaaatatattcatattattaaatgtatcactgctaaattttgacgttgacgtgtctgctttcttgcgattagaattcccccagtacaggctttgcATGTAAGGGGGTGGTCATTAtatgtgcattttaaaaaaaatagtggcgttaaaagtgcattgtgcggtttaaaaaggtaatattaaagctttttctacatcatgcatgctccaccaatgcccagatgagtacgaagagacctgactgttttactctgactgcacctatcagcttttatcttccctttatagtagagtgtgcggacgcTCACACTCCACAATTTTTttgaggaggggaggggcggagtttttcttacctcatttgaagtcatgtcttcgtttgtcaactgtggctgtcgctttaagatcgtgcacgtactcgcacgcgcaccatgaactagcctgacacagatgttgcagttacgctttgggccagaggtggcagccGCGAGTAAAAAAccaaaaaagacaaactgcacaaagatttacccaaaatgaacacactaattttgacactcctgttttgaaaatagtttttcttCTATCACTCTCCCTCTTGTCCATACTGCATTCAGGTTCCTGGGCACCTCAGGTCAGAATATCAGCGACATTGCACGCTACAGCAACATGAACAGTCACCTGGAGATTCTGGAAGAAACGCTACGATTGGGCCACCTCGCTCCGACAGCTCCAGATACCCTCGGTGCGACAGGCCGTTTGCCGTTAGTAGAATCATCTACACTCTCaaatcattgatacagtatcTGTGGATTTTCTGTTAGGTTGTTACCCGTTTTACATGAAAGATCCGTTCATCTTGGAAGAGTGCCCGCATGTTTACTTCAGCGGGAGCGCTCCCACATTTGAGTCAAAGCGCCTTACAggtttgtgtgtgtacttttttttttgtgtgtcgttTAATGGCCACAACAAACACTAAACTACACAAATGCAACATGAGAACTGCTGTCAGAAATGACTCGTGCCCAGACACTCACATGGACTTACTTACTCCAGGtcacaccccttaaaggcacattCACTTTATAAAgccagtttatttatttgtgatcTATTTTAATCGATCAATGTTTATATACATTACATTGCTATCTTTCTTCATTCAAAACATATAACCCTCCAATAGATTCAGTTCGTGCAAGGCTGGAACAACTAAAtggcattttaattaattttataagGGCCAGTTCATTTGATGTTCAAGAAAAATGAGTTGGTCccagaaattgtgtgtgaatcaCTGAGGCTTTTTCTTCACCAGGTGCCGATGGCCAGGAAATCCTTTTGGTGGCCGTGCCGACGTTCCACAGCACCCAAACGGCATGCCTTGTCAACTTGCGGACTCTTGAATGCGAGCCAATCCGATTTTCCGCCTTTTCCGCGGGTGACGACGAGGAAACCGAGATGAACGTCAGCCACTGAGAGTTGTCTAGTCAGCTCTCGTGTTCTCACATACGCATTCAGTATTGTGAGGTCGCCGGTATTATTGCTGTTAAAGTTGGTCtgtgaaaacctaatttgaaacaactgTTCACGTGAGACATGTTAAACCTTCAGTGGCAtactttaaaatgtacttttcatGGAGGACGACACTGTAAATAACTAcatcttgaattaaaaaaaagaagttgtttttaatgtgcATCTGCAATAAAAATTCATGTATAAAAAGACTGAATGAATATTGTGTCAGAAAGATGCAGCTTGAACACGCAGAAaagatgattatttttcaaagagGAATCATATTTTCAAGTGTTATACAATACAGTCAGATTTAAAGTTGCAGATGTGAACATTGTTTACTCAaaagtccagtttccaccaagCAGTACAGTTTGTGTCCGTTCTATTCAGTTGCATTTCCTTTGTAAATATTTGTGAAGggtaccaaaaataaattatccATGCAATACCGCTCGGTATGCTACTAtagtgtttggtgtttaattggCACTTTTACATGggaattttgaaaacattttttcctgGCCTATGATAGGTGCATGCAGCACTCACTGACGATTGCACTGTATTGCTGTGATGTCAAACTATTAACGTAACAGATACATTTCCAGCATGTAGTTCACTGACATTCAACCACGGTAGACTAAACTGAACTGTACGGCTTGgttgaaaaaaagatttctggATTGTTGCAGCTCAGAGAAATTCACAGGTACGAACGCTGCGAGTTTGCTTTAATAGTCATCAATCTTGTACTCGTAATTGTAGTCCAGGATTGAGTCTGTGAAGCCACCGGGCGTTGATGATTGTCCCTCCCCTATTAGCCATGATTCGTACCAGGGTGTGGTGGTCCCCGGCGTTGTGGGGATTGTGGTAGTTGTTGGTGGCAAGGTCGTggttgtcgtcgtcgtcgtcgtcgtcgatTTCAACCGCAGTAACTTCTGCTGCCGCAGACGGCGCGTACGAGCTATTTTGAGTTTTCTCAACCGTTCCTGGCTTTGTCTGGAATTTTGTGAGATCGCAGGGATCCCAGCAACCACGCGGCCGTTGCTGTCGATAATTGGGGGCCGGACTATAGTGTTGCCATGGCTGACCAAGCGGATTGGCTTGTTGCCGTGAAGAGCCAAAATCTGTGGGCAAATGACAGAATCTCATTTATGCCAAAGTATGACTTTTATTTGCGTTAATGCATGCTGACGTCGTTGCCACACCTGTTTAATGCGATCCCAGTTGGACTTGGCCAAATTAAAGCTGCACGTGGTTGCTCCGGCCTGGTAACCCACCGCACAAAGTTTGGTCAAGGAGGAGAAGCCCTCAGCTTGAGCCGTTACACGGTAGTCGCCAGGGTTCAGCAGCCGCCAGTAGTCTCCCGTTGAAGCTACAATCAGACAGAGGGAACAAATGTTATCTTTAAGTATAAATTCAACCTTCACGTGATTTGTGCATTTGATCTGACTTGTGGTGATGTCGTGGTTTATCCCCTCTACAGATATGGTGGCATTTGCAAGCGGGTTGCCCTGCTCATCCTTCACTATTCCTCGAATGCCACGGTGAACCTATGCACAAAAACAGTTGAATTAGTCATGTAAAGATAGTTTCTACTAGTGCTATCAAAGTGACAGCCTAAGTTTCTACCTACTTTTTTTCAGGTGCTAAGACTATTCAACAATGCAATATAATAAGAGCAGGAAACTGTGCTGCATGCATCGTCAGGAACAGttcagacaaaaaaattattgaataacatgacaaaaataaaagacatttaaataacaaatattattaaatgtaaatctctacaaatgtgttttgctaGTCTAACTTGGATttctctgaccaaccaatcaaatGATGGGAAAATGCTGACATTATTGTGGGCGAGCTAGCAGGCCCCCTGAGGTGAATataaaatctgattggttaaaaaaaaaaaaaaaaacgttcccaCTGCCTGTATAGTTTACGTTACATCATACATACACGGCCGGCACTCCTGATTTCCAGTgccctgggcagattagacTGATATGGCAACACATagactgaaatctgattgggcGAAAAACATCCACATATATGGAATAGAAGCAGTACAGCCATGGGCGTTTCTAGTCCATTTTTGGACGTGCTCAGGCACCCCTAAATTAAACGCAGActattagattatttttatttatttatttatttatttaaatatatgtcCTTTTTAAACAAGCTAGAGAAGAGTGTTAACATACTGGACTTCAGCAATTATGTTGTTAGGTAGGAGTTAACTTGTTAgctggtactttttttttctaactagGAAAAGTTTCAGGTGGTCAGAATTAGCACCACTATCCTCTGTTTGAATTGGAATGagagaagctagctagctagctagctagctagctgtatgtcctgtgtgtgtatgttaatgagattgtgttaaaatgtacaaaacaggTAAATTTTATCTTGCCTGGCTGGGACCTAAACACCCTTAAACCTTTGAGCACAGCCAAGAAAATGGTACAAAATTAAGAAACCAGACTGTTTGGAATAAATTAGCACAATTTCATGGAGTAAGTGGAGTAGTTTTAAATCAAGGCCTGTGCTTTTGATATTATTTGGACCAGTAGAGAAGAACTCACTGGCCCTGATCATCATTTACTTTAGAAGTTCATTACATCCAAGTAGTTTGTTGTCAGTGTGTGAGTCCAACCTGCTCCATGAAGATAAGCATTGCCTCTCGGTTCTTCTCCCACTCTCGCTGCAGCTCACTCTCGTGAGGGAACTTATCACAGCCCAGGAAAATTGACAGCTCCAAGCAGTTGGTGTGCAGATAGCTAAAGTCGTTCATACCTGGGGAGAGAAAGGCATGAGTAAAAACCAGATcttgaggtaaaaaaaagtaGGTCTGGACTTACTTCCGGTGATTGGCTTCCATTTGGCCCGATTGATGATGCCGTGCGCCCCTGCGGTGACGTCTCCGTGGCAGGATCCGTGGTAGTTGTGTGTCATGGTCAAATGTGTTGACGCATAGGACACAGCTAACCACCTATAGAGGGATTCATCCGGAATCTCTCGCAGATCTTCCTCGGGCTCGGCGTAATGGtaaccgccgccgccgcctctctccctgtcatcctcctcctccctgtGGTCGTAACCTTGGTGGTAGCTGGGATCGTAGCCGTGGTCATAACCTTGGCCTTGGTCATAACCTTGGCCGTGGTCATAACCTTGACCATGCCCATGGTCATAACCGTGTCCCTGGTCGTAACCATGACCGTGGTCATAGCCATGTCCCTGGTCGTAACCATGACCGTGGTCATAGCCATGTCCCCTCCACTCCTCCTGCTCCGGGTATCCTCTGTTTCTCCAATCTTGATCCGGCTCCTCCCGGTATCCGTGCCCCCACTCGGTCACATCGAAGCTCTCTTCTTCATACCTGTGTGAAAGAATTGGAATGAGTAggatgtacaacaaaaaaaaaatgacgcacATCCATGAGGCGTGAGGTCATACTGTCTCTTCTTGCGGCTGTGGGGCGTGTCTTCAGTAGGTTTGTTGGTACGTAGACTGTCGTACGGGTAGGCCACAAATGACTCGCCGCCCTGAAAGTTTGCCCCCAACACAAATGGGTGGCTTTCCATCCAAGAGATGATGGCCCTGGTTTCCACTGCAATCTGGGATCAAACAGGAGGGTTACATTGACGTAAGGAATGTAGGTCAGTACTTCTGCTCGTGTTTAGTCCCGACGGACCAACCACTGGTACTTACCGAACTGTTTTGCAGTAAGTTGTCCGGTATGGCGACGTGGTGGTTGGGGAATAGTTTGGGCACCATGCCTTTTTCTTCTGCATCCCACAGGATGCTGTTTAGATCTGGAAAGTTctggaaaatgtcaaatccaTCGTTGGTAAAGTGACCGGTGGTCCAGCTACTCAGCTCTGAGCCCTGAGAGAAAGCAACAGGACAGAGGAACCAAACTGCAGTCAATTCACCACCATTCCCGGGAATCTCctctttagttatttttttaaactcactgCTTGAAATGCTTCTTCATGTCCGTCGGGGTTGAGCGAGGGCACCAAGTGGATGCGTATTCCGTCCACCAGACGCTGAGCTCGGGGGTTTCGATCTCTGTATTCCTTGCACAAGTACTGCATGAGAAGCAGGATCATTTCCCGGCCCACCGCCTCGTTGCCGTGGAGACCGGCCGTGTAGCGTAACTCCGGCTCACCTGCACAGAATGCCAAACAGGACTGGAGTTGTCCATCAATAATAAACCAATGACAACTGCtggaaacctagatttttaaCTTTAAACATTAGGCAGTAAAAGTCTGTTTGCTCCCACCCGTGCTCACCGATTTCATGCTTTGTGGGATTGCCAGAGATCACCATGGCCATGATGTCCAGACCCTTAGAGCTGCGGCCCAGGCTGTAAACGTTGGTGATGTTGGGACACTCTTCGTTCACTGACTTCATAAGCTGAACAACAGATAGAAAACCATGCTAAGTGTCACTAGGGTTTGTTTTTACACACTTGTCCTGTTTAAGGGTCAGCAGACTTTGGTCCAAAGGTTGACTACACCCAGGTCGTGAATGGATCAGGTGTTTCTGAATGTGTCATTTGGTGGAAATTAATATCACATCTTTAGCAGGAAAGTTTGCTATATTAACCACTGTAGTATCAAAGGCTCATTTGCAGGTCATTAAAAGAAACTACAGCGCTTTCCATTCTGAAAACTTGCTTGAGCTTGGAAGGTCATGTTGCCCTCTGGtggttgaaagttttttttttctttttttgtctggaGCTGCATTGGTTTTGAAGGGGACATTATGGAAAATTAGCTTTTTAGTTCTATAAAAATTGTATATCCTGGGCGGCGGGTACAAAAGGAGGTATAcagttattgaaaaaaaaaatacaaaataaattatttaaaaaaaaaagagaatgcaCATACAATACTTAttgtgtttagaaaaaaaaggaaaaatattcaTCATATAACTATGAACTAATTTCACATGTAccccatatatatacatatatccatatatagatatatatcatAGAATGCACTGTATTGGTATGGCGGACGACTAGATGTTGCTTCTATCTGGAAATGTAATTAGcaacacttttcttttctttttatttagcATTGCTGTATTTTTTGGGAGCGGTGGGGGGTGCAATCATTTTTCATAGGGATTTGAACCATTTCAACCATCTAAAGCACGTTCCAAATGTTGTAGTATTGTTTTCGTGCATTTTGGTGACAGAAACTCTCCACGCTTTACTTTTTCATCCACAAGAATATACAGAATTagaaaaaagtattattttacTCACTGCAACCATTTCTGAGTAGCTGTGATGCTTAAACTTGAGGTAATCTACTGGAGTCACTTCATTTTGCCTGTACTGGACAACATCTGGATCTGTGTGAGCGGGAGaggatgaaataaatacaatataaatatgtatatacatcTATGTTATACTTACCAGGTAATGGGCAGCCCAGAATCTCTAGTCTCA is a window from the Vanacampus margaritifer isolate UIUO_Vmar chromosome 3, RoL_Vmar_1.0, whole genome shotgun sequence genome containing:
- the pold2 gene encoding DNA polymerase delta subunit 2 is translated as MFSDLSVLRDGPFLLCRPAEDVTPGVFERASPAYSYCSERFGVGERSFSRQYAHIYAARLMQMRPLLTKKAQQKWGADVLLRKLCDLQTGEQCCIVGTLFKRMDLQPSILKEISEEHNLLPQPPRVNYISDNDELILEDELQRIKLEGKIDTDRCVTGSVIAVYGAEKNDGKFTVEDFCTADLPAQTVRPALDADRFVLLVSGLGLGSSHADSMLGLQLLVDMVTGQLGDQGEQSGAAAISRVLMAGNLLSQSTQDKDASTKAKYLTKKTQAGSVEAIRLLDELLHQLVASVPVDVMPGQYDPTNYTLPQQPLHRCMFPLSSVYPTLQLASNPYQATVDGVRFLGTSGQNISDIARYSNMNSHLEILEETLRLGHLAPTAPDTLGCYPFYMKDPFILEECPHVYFSGSAPTFESKRLTGADGQEILLVAVPTFHSTQTACLVNLRTLECEPIRFSAFSAGDDEETEMNVSH
- the aebp1b gene encoding uncharacterized protein aebp1b; translation: MRSQTALLSAALLALCCLLTPRQGESAGGIVSLKQRDGDKREGDLLQDEPQRTAGQVEGIDSEATVEAGNFGRVRRAPQEGKKKKKDKKKNKEPKDPNATKKPKSEKKGRKKDRQTTTTLPPTTTAIPTEPPTEPEPTDYAYPDVDNDYWQPEDDYWEGDPTPSRPASEVTDLPYDYWKPEEEGLVPPVTDDDFDWDPVKKDPPPPVTDTDEEYWKPEEKDPYNPETDTDEKYWKPEEKDPPPPVTDPEEEYWKPEEKDPSPPVTDPEEDYWKPEEKDPSKPVTDPEEDYWKPEEKEPYPPVTDADEDYWKPDEEDPSPTETDDYEIYWKEEDPTPASSKVDEKTGTDDGDYWDSTFAVPEKVPLPDGKDVSPEIKVETLTEETTNTPPYEENWYDEYDEYGMRKKETDDKWVEKERERAQKEREREQRERAQKLKEAEERARNRPRVYKEPKKCPPLGMESHRIEPDQLSASSMSQYDFAPQRARLNMQGSDDEDNPRGGAWCANSEDKVHWFEMDARRDTEFTGVITQGRDSQNESDFMTSYFLAFSNDSREWTTIHDGYADWLFFGNSDTDTPVLNQLAEPVVARYIRIIPQSWNGTLCMRLEILGCPLPDPDVVQYRQNEVTPVDYLKFKHHSYSEMVALMKSVNEECPNITNVYSLGRSSKGLDIMAMVISGNPTKHEIGEPELRYTAGLHGNEAVGREMILLLMQYLCKEYRDRNPRAQRLVDGIRIHLVPSLNPDGHEEAFQAGSELSSWTTGHFTNDGFDIFQNFPDLNSILWDAEEKGMVPKLFPNHHVAIPDNLLQNSSIAVETRAIISWMESHPFVLGANFQGGESFVAYPYDSLRTNKPTEDTPHSRKKRQYEEESFDVTEWGHGYREEPDQDWRNRGYPEQEEWRGHGYDHGHGYDQGHGYDHGHGYDQGHGYDHGHGQGYDHGQGYDQGQGYDHGYDPSYHQGYDHREEEDDRERGGGGGYHYAEPEEDLREIPDESLYRWLAVSYASTHLTMTHNYHGSCHGDVTAGAHGIINRAKWKPITGSMNDFSYLHTNCLELSIFLGCDKFPHESELQREWEKNREAMLIFMEQVHRGIRGIVKDEQGNPLANATISVEGINHDITTTSTGDYWRLLNPGDYRVTAQAEGFSSLTKLCAVGYQAGATTCSFNLAKSNWDRIKQILALHGNKPIRLVSHGNTIVRPPIIDSNGRVVAGIPAISQNSRQSQERLRKLKIARTRRLRQQKLLRLKSTTTTTTTTTTLPPTTTTIPTTPGTTTPWYESWLIGEGQSSTPGGFTDSILDYNYEYKIDDY